The following coding sequences lie in one Mustelus asterias chromosome 8, sMusAst1.hap1.1, whole genome shotgun sequence genomic window:
- the LOC144497707 gene encoding zinc-binding protein A33-like: MAVSKHILSLSEDLTCSICRSLFVEPVRLDCDHNFCKSCIQKCWGKQRQAVSCPECQQLLPRRGFTSNRVLANLCEKTRQLELKLEEEHGEKLDGDTEREQSLCEKHGEKLDGDTEREQSLCEKHGEKLILFCEDDEILICAKCVDSPPHSDHRFIPMQKVVQKYKDQLKLSLDSMENKKKNQSEFKQRQERKILELEQLTGSLEQDISAQFAQIHRYLEDKEKHLIEELKRQKEEDLRPMEKNLRRIKEELTSLEGKILNLCVDIEQQDSVSFLKELKRLRESYLDKGEDEAYSDGSIISKRSDDEEDEYGFEDSDSDKTPDSLTLDPNTVHRDFILSDGQTCVKFKNSRLRGNSERFDECRCVLGSEGFKSGKHYWEVEVSGSDMYAIGVARESAKRKGKLTLNPNKGYWSVGRRNHKCGANEQYFVPLTANVTLRTIGVFLDYDGGQVIFYNADDMSVLYNFTDRFSEELFPFLYPQSPGMGDGALKLRHFEP; encoded by the exons ATGGCAGTCAGTAAACACATCTTATCGCTGAGTGAGGATTTAACCTGCTCCATCTGTCGGTCTCTGTTTGTGGAGCCGGTGCGGCTGGACTGTGATCACAACTTCTGTAAATCCTGTATCCAGAAGTGTTGGGGAAAGCAGCGTCAGGCTGTGTCCTGCCCGGAATGTCAGCAGCTTCTCCCCCGGAGAGGTTTCACCAGTAACAGGGTACTGGCCAATCTCTGTGAGAAAACCAGGCAACTGGAGCTGAAACTGGAGGAGGAACATGGGGAGAAGCTggatggagacacagagagggagcagtccCTCTGTGAGAAACACGGGGAGAAGCTggatggagacacagagagggagcagtctCTCTGTGAGAAACACGGGGAGAAGCTGATCCTGTTCTGTGAGGATGATGAGATTCTGATCTGTGCCAAATGTGTAGATTCTCCCCCACATTCAGACCACAGATTCATTCCGATGCAGAAGGTAGTTCAAAAATACAAG GACCAGCTGAAATTATCCTTGGATTCCAtggaaaataaaaagaaaaatcaaagtgAATTCAAACAGCGGCAGGAGAGGAAGATTTTAGAACTGGAG CAACTCACTGGATCCCtggagcaagacatctctgcacaATTTGCTCAAATCCATCGATATCTTGAAGACAAAGAGAAACATTTAATCGAAGAGCTGAAGAGACAAAAGGAGGAAGATCTGCGACCAATGGagaagaatctgagaagaattaaAGAGGAACTGACTTCACTTGAGGGGAAGATATTGAACCTTTGTGTAGACATCGAGCAGCAAGACAGCGTCTCCTTTCTCAAG GAACTGAAAAGATTGAGAGAAAG CTACCTGGATAAAGGAGAAGATGAGGCATATTCAGATGGGAGTATAATATCAAAGAGGAGtgacgatgaagaagatgaatATGGATTTGAAGATTCAGATTCGGATAAAA CTCCTGACTCACTGACGCTGGACCCAAATACAGTGCATCGTGACTTCATCCTGTCTGATGGCCAGACCTGTGTGAAATTCAAGAATTCCCGGCTTCGTGGTAACTCAGAGAGGTTTGATGAGTGTCGTTGTGTCCTGGGGTCAGAGGGATTTAAATCCGGGAAACATTACTGGGAGGTGGAGGTCAGTGGTAGTGACATGTACGCAATCGGTGTGGCCAGAGAGTCAGCCAAAAGGAAAGGAAAGCTCACACTGAATCCTAACAAAGGGTATTGGAGTGTGGGGCGGAGAAATCATAAATGTGGAGCAAATGAACAATATTTTGTCCCACTGACTGCGAATGTGACCCTCAGAACCATCGGAGTTTTCCTGGACTATGACGGGGGACAGGTGATCTTTTACAATGCTGATGATATGTCTGTTCTCTATAATTTCACTGATAGATTCAGTGAGGAACTCTTCCCTTTTCTCTATCCTCAATCTCCCGGTATGGGTGACGGGGCTCTTAAACTCCGTCACTTTGAACCGTAG
- the LOC144497870 gene encoding zinc-binding protein A33-like — MAASKSVLTLSEDLTCSICLALFVEPVRLDCEHNFCKSCIQKCWGKQGEKFSCPECRAVFPQRSFKNARVLANLCEKARQLEVNPAPQAVGSHCEEHDEKLKLFCEDDQTLICVICRDSPSHSGHSFLPVADAVRKYKDKLKSIAITEDDKNTLNQFKQQQQREISELEQLTGSLEQDISAQFAKIHRYLEDKEKHLIKELRRQKEEDKRLIEENLRKMEEAQMLCDELTNLSADNEQQDNISFLQELKRLKESYLDKGEDGEDDEGSEDEKDEYGFQDSDSERSDVFKLNEEIVMFPREKYAGFRGSFLYPVWKAMKRIIFSAPLTLDPNTAHRNLVLSENLTSVRLSDTELQVPDNPERFDVCCCVLGSEGFTSGKHYWEVEVGDKTAWDVGVTRESANRKGKITLGSEAGYWAVWLRNGNQYGAIDFPSVPLTPTENPRNVGVFLDYEGGQVSFYNADDMSVLHTFTDTFTEKLFPYFWVGLCDENAVPLKLRHFEQ; from the exons ATGGCCGCCAGTAAATCAGTCTTAACTCTGAGTGAGGATTTAACCTGCTCCATCTGCCTGGCTCTGTTTGTGGAGCCGGTGCGGCTGGACTGTGAGCACAACTTCTGTAAATCCTGTATCCAGAAGTGTTGGGGAAAGCAGGGGGAGAAGTTTTCCTGCCCGGAATGCCGGGCAGTTTTCCCCCAGAGGTCGTTTAAAAATGCCAGGGTGTTGGCCAATCTCTGTGAGAAAGCCAGACAGTTGGAAGTGAACCCGGCGCCACAGGCGGTGGGCTCTCACTGCGAGGAACACGATGAGAAGCTGAAACTCTTCTGTGAGGACGATCAGACTCTGATCTGTGTCATTTGTCGCGATTCACCCTCACACTCAGGACACAGCTTCCTGCCCGTGGCGGACGCGGTGAGAAAGTACAAG GACAAACTGAAATCGATTGCTATCACGGAGGATGATAAGAATACATTAAATCAATtcaaacagcagcagcagagggagaTTTCAGAACTGGAG CAACTCACTGGATCCCTGGAGCAAGACATCTCCGCACAATTTGCCAAAATCCATCGATATCTTGAAGACAAAGAGAAACATTTAATCAAAGAGCTGAGGAGACAAAAGGAGGAAGACAAGCGACTGATAGAGGAGAATCTGAGAAAGATGGAAGAGGCACAGATGCTTTGTGATGAACTGACTAACCTTTCTGCAGACAACGAGCAGCAAGACAATATCTCCTTTCTCCAG GAACTGAAAAGATTGAAAGAAAG CTACCTGGATAAAGGGGAGGATGGGGAAGATGATGAGGGGAGTGAAGATGAAAAAGATGAATATGGATTCCAAGATTCAGATTCAGAAAGAAGTGATGTCTTTAAACTGAATGAGGAGATAGTGATGTTTCCAAGAGAGAAATATGCAGGATTCCGAGGCTCGTTTCTCTACCCAGTGTGGAAGGCAATGAAACGGATCATCTTTTCAG CCCCACTGACACTGGACCCAAACACAGCCCATCGTAACCTCGTGCTGTCTGAGAACCTGACCAGTGTGAGACTCAGTGACACAGAATTACAAGTTCCTGATAATCCAGAGAGATTTGATGTGTGTTGCTGTGTCCTGGGATCAGAGGGATTCACATCAGGGAAACATTACTGGGAGGTGGAGGTTGGGGACAAGACtgcgtgggatgtgggtgtgacCAGAGAGTCAGCCAATAGGAAGGGAAAGATAACACTGGGTTCTGAAGCTGGTTACTGGGCTGTGTGGCTGAGAAATGGGAATCAATACGGAGCTATCGATTTCCCATcagtccccctgacccccactgaGAATCCCAGGAACGTCGGAGTTTTCCTGGACTATGAGGGAGGACAGGTGAGCTTTTACAATGCTGATGATATGTCCGTTCTCCACACTTTCACTGACACCTTcactgagaaactcttcccttatTTCTGGGTTGGATTGTGTGATGAAAATGCTGTCCCCCTTAAACTGCGTCATTTTGAACAGTAG